Proteins found in one Balneolaceae bacterium genomic segment:
- a CDS encoding type II toxin-antitoxin system VapB family antitoxin, whose protein sequence is MALSIKNAEVDRLARELSEVTGETITEAISKALKERLERKTGRPKGKQIQEEIKRIQNRVARLTRLDERSDEEILDYNEKDLFG, encoded by the coding sequence ATGGCACTGAGTATAAAAAATGCTGAAGTGGACCGGTTAGCCAGGGAGCTTTCTGAAGTGACAGGGGAAACTATTACAGAAGCTATTTCGAAGGCTTTGAAAGAACGATTGGAGAGGAAGACCGGAAGGCCAAAAGGGAAGCAAATCCAGGAAGAGATCAAACGAATTCAGAATCGTGTTGCTCGGTTGACTCGTTTAGATGAACGTTCTGATGAAGAAATCCTGGACTATAATGAAAAAGATTTGTTTGGGTAA
- a CDS encoding DUF5615 family PIN-like protein encodes MTFFLDINIPLSFANFLEGEGHKTIIGAKSGFHGSTDWEICEHAIKNKSVIVTHDLDFGELLAVSGSSKPSVIIFRIQPLTVENIKESFSQIIKETKNELNEGAIVVIEKSSYRLRKLPIRK; translated from the coding sequence ATGACATTTTTTCTGGACATCAATATTCCCTTGTCATTTGCCAATTTTTTAGAAGGTGAGGGTCATAAAACTATTATCGGGGCCAAATCAGGTTTTCATGGTTCCACTGACTGGGAAATATGTGAACATGCCATTAAAAATAAATCGGTAATTGTTACACACGATCTTGATTTTGGTGAATTGTTAGCTGTTAGCGGATCTTCAAAACCTTCTGTCATTATTTTTAGAATTCAGCCTCTTACGGTAGAGAATATCAAAGAATCATTCTCGCAAATCATCAAAGAAACAAAGAATGAATTGAATGAAGGCGCTATTGTTGTTATTGAAAAGAGTAGTTACAGGTTGAGAAAACTACCAATTCGCAAATAG
- a CDS encoding DUF433 domain-containing protein has protein sequence MEIRHPDYNRISINPEICFGKPRIDGTRMPVSSILEYLSAGMSVEELLKEFPFLSKEDIMEALAFSARMMQDKFFPFEQAS, from the coding sequence ATGGAAATCAGACACCCCGACTATAACCGAATCAGCATTAATCCTGAAATATGTTTTGGAAAACCCAGGATTGATGGTACCAGAATGCCTGTTTCAAGCATTTTAGAATATCTTTCTGCAGGTATGTCGGTTGAGGAACTTTTAAAAGAATTTCCATTTCTTTCTAAAGAGGATATCATGGAAGCATTGGCATTTTCAGCCAGGATGATGCAAGATAAATTCTTTCCTTTTGAACAAGCTTCTTAA
- the pdxH gene encoding pyridoxamine 5'-phosphate oxidase codes for MVNISRFIKRWMPAKDEIQDPKKAIAMIRREYEGIPLDKESVDFNPFNQFTKWFKDAVKQVSADANAMTLTTVGEKGQPSSRTVLLKEFDKSGFVFYTNYQSRKGRHIQNNSQVSITFYWAELMRQIHIEGNAQKVPDTQSDEYFKSRPVASQLGAWASSQSEEVESRSVLKEKMKEFEQKFGDEIPRPPHWGGFLVVPHRIEFWQGRLNRLHDRICYTLEEEDWVIKRLSP; via the coding sequence ATGGTAAATATTTCGAGATTTATAAAACGATGGATGCCTGCGAAAGATGAAATTCAGGATCCCAAAAAGGCCATTGCCATGATTCGGCGTGAATATGAAGGTATCCCCCTGGATAAAGAGTCCGTCGATTTCAATCCATTTAATCAATTTACAAAATGGTTTAAGGATGCTGTTAAGCAAGTCTCTGCAGATGCCAATGCGATGACATTAACAACAGTCGGCGAAAAGGGTCAGCCATCCTCAAGAACTGTTCTACTGAAAGAGTTTGATAAGAGCGGATTCGTATTTTATACAAACTATCAGAGCCGAAAAGGCCGCCACATCCAAAACAATTCGCAAGTCTCGATTACGTTTTACTGGGCTGAATTGATGAGGCAGATTCATATTGAAGGAAATGCTCAAAAAGTACCGGATACGCAATCAGATGAATATTTCAAATCCCGGCCGGTAGCCAGTCAGTTGGGAGCCTGGGCCTCCAGCCAAAGTGAGGAGGTTGAATCACGATCTGTTCTCAAAGAAAAAATGAAAGAGTTTGAACAGAAGTTTGGTGATGAGATTCCGCGTCCGCCGCACTGGGGCGGATTTCTGGTAGTGCCGCACCGCATCGAGTTTTGGCAGGGACGATTAAACCGGCTTCACGACCGGATTTGTTATACGCTTGAGGAGGAAGACTGGGTGATTAAGAGGCTTTCGCCATGA